The Kogia breviceps isolate mKogBre1 chromosome 16, mKogBre1 haplotype 1, whole genome shotgun sequence genome window below encodes:
- the SLC10A2 gene encoding ileal sodium/bile acid cotransporter, with product MNNSTVCSANATVCDGASCVVPDGDFNTTLSVVLSTVLTFLLSLVMFSMGCNVEIKKFLGHVKRPWGICVGFLCQFGIMPLTGFVLSVTFDILPIQAVVVLIMGCCPGGTTSNILAYWVDGDMDLSISMTTCSTLLALGMMPLCLLIYTKMWTDSGKIIIPYDKIGISLVALVVPVSIGMFVNHRWPHKAKIILKIGSITGALFIVFIAVAGGVLYQSAWIIEPKLWIIGTLFPLAGYSLGFFLARIAGQSWHRCRTVALETGMQNAQLCSTIVQLSFTAEELNLIFTFPLIYSIFQLAIAAIFLALYVAYKKYDRKNNMELPEGKGNEPVPESPLQKVNEGFQPDEKHTPVDQKEKF from the exons ATGAATAATTCAACGGTCTGTTCGGCCAATGCAACAGTGTGCGACGGCGCGTCCTGTGTGGTGCCCGACGGCGATTTCAACACCACTCTGAGTGTGGTCCTGAGCACCGTCTTAACCTTCCTCTTGTCTCTGGTGATGTTCTCCATGGGATGCAATGTGGAGATCAAGAAATTCCTAGGGCACGTAAAGCGGCCGTGGGGCATATGTGTTGGCTTCCTCTGTCAGTTTGGAATCATGCCCCTCACGGGATTCGTCCTCTCAGTGACCTTTGACATCCTGCCCATTCAAGCTGTAGTGGTACTCATCATGGGCTGCTGTCCGGGAGGAACCACCTCCAACATCTTGGCCTATTGGGTTGATGGCGACATGGACCTGAG CATCAGCATGACCACATGCTCCACGCTGCTTGCCCTGGGGATGATGCCGCTGTGCCTCTTAATCTATACCAAAATGTGGACCGACTCTGGGAAAATCATAATTCCCTATGATAAAATAG GTATATCCTTGGTGGCTCTTGTTGTTCCTGTTTCCATTGGAATGTTTGTTAATCACAGATGGCCCCATAAAGCCAAGATCATACTTAAG ATTGGGTCCATCACAGGTGCCCTGTTCATCGTCTTCATAGCTGTGGCCGGAGGAGTACTGTACCAGAGTGCCTGGATCATCGAGCCCAAACTCTGGATTATAGGAACCTTATTTCCCTTGGCCGGTTACTCCCTAGGGTTTTTTCTGGCCAGAATAGCTGGTCAGTCCTGGCACAG GTGCCGAACAGTTGCTCTGGAAACAGGGATGCAAAACGCGCAGCTGTGCTCCACCATCGTCCAGCTGTCCTTCACCGCCGAGGAGCTCAATCTCATATTCACCTTCCCGCTCATCTACAGCATCTTCCAGCTCGCCATAGCAGCAATATTCTTAGCAC TCTACGTAGCATACAAGAAATATGACAGAAAAAACAATATGGAACTTCCAGAGGGCAAAGGCAATGAACCAGTCCCTGAGTCACCACTCCAAAAGGTGAATGAAGGATTTCAACCAGATGAAAAGCACACACCAGtggaccaaaaagaaaaattctaa